A region from the Rufibacter sp. DG15C genome encodes:
- a CDS encoding CYTH domain-containing protein has product MEAKFVGLDRQVDTYFDTPQGKLKLRQGTIENLITHYERVVENGVERTIVYRYDQHPTEEEMEELRAKHRQIAVVLKNREIYTLANIKIHLDTLPNQQRFIEIEAMDLTNAFTKDELKDQCLAMKSKLGIQDEDLVKTGYLAK; this is encoded by the coding sequence ATGGAGGCAAAATTTGTGGGGCTTGACCGGCAGGTGGACACGTATTTTGACACACCGCAAGGAAAGCTCAAACTGCGGCAAGGGACCATTGAGAACCTCATCACCCACTATGAGCGGGTAGTAGAAAACGGGGTAGAAAGGACCATCGTCTACCGGTATGACCAACACCCGACTGAAGAGGAGATGGAGGAACTCAGAGCCAAGCATAGACAGATAGCCGTGGTCCTGAAAAACAGGGAGATTTATACACTAGCGAACATCAAAATTCACCTGGACACCCTGCCCAACCAACAGCGGTTCATAGAGATTGAAGCCATGGACCTAACCAACGCCTTCACCAAGGATGAGCTGAAGGACCAGTGCCTGGCCATGAAATCAAAACTGGGAATACAAGATGAGGACTTGGTGAAAACTGGATATTTAGCAAAGTAG
- a CDS encoding cation:proton antiporter yields MILDVYTFLIILSGLVVVSYLFDVLSKRSKVPSVIMLLTTGILLQLAGTYFGVSTPPLRNILELFGIIGLILIVLEGALDLELSKEKLPVIRKSLITATLTLLITAALIALFVHYWLEVGYKVAFINAIPLAVISSAIAIPSVSNLTPEKREFIVYEATFSDIIGIMLFNFAIQNEQIGFGSFVGLGVDIFTILAISIVCCLILLFFLDKIKTHIKFFLIIALLILLYSIGKKMHLSSLLMVLVFGLMLNNAALFVKGRMANYLHLGNLSAELKQLKQINGESAFVIRTFFFLLFGFSIQLEDLYSLDVWVLGFTIFSITLLVRFLYLQYVARTPLIPELFIAPRGLITILLFYSIPPQYSITGLGEGVLFFVVILTSLLMMLGLLLTKRDVEDIPNY; encoded by the coding sequence ATGATTCTAGACGTATATACCTTCCTGATTATCCTGAGTGGCCTGGTAGTGGTCTCCTATCTGTTTGATGTTTTGTCCAAGCGCAGCAAGGTACCGTCTGTTATTATGCTGCTCACCACCGGCATTTTACTGCAACTGGCCGGCACGTATTTTGGCGTGAGCACCCCACCGCTGCGTAACATCTTAGAGCTGTTTGGCATCATAGGCCTCATCTTAATTGTATTGGAAGGCGCACTGGACTTGGAGCTGTCCAAAGAGAAACTGCCGGTCATCCGTAAATCCCTTATCACGGCCACATTAACGCTTCTTATTACAGCCGCGCTTATTGCCCTCTTTGTGCATTATTGGTTAGAGGTAGGCTACAAGGTGGCCTTCATCAATGCCATTCCCTTGGCGGTAATCAGCAGTGCCATTGCCATCCCCAGCGTGTCTAACCTTACGCCAGAAAAGCGCGAATTCATTGTCTATGAGGCCACTTTCTCAGACATCATTGGCATTATGCTGTTTAACTTTGCCATCCAGAATGAGCAGATTGGGTTCGGCTCTTTTGTAGGGCTGGGTGTTGACATCTTCACCATTCTGGCCATCTCCATAGTCTGCTGCCTTATTCTGCTGTTCTTTCTGGATAAGATTAAAACGCACATCAAGTTCTTCCTCATTATTGCGCTCCTGATTCTGCTCTACTCCATTGGCAAGAAGATGCACCTTTCCTCTCTTTTGATGGTCTTGGTCTTCGGCCTGATGCTCAACAACGCGGCGCTGTTTGTGAAAGGCAGGATGGCCAACTACCTGCACTTGGGCAACCTGAGCGCAGAGCTTAAGCAACTGAAACAAATCAACGGTGAGTCTGCCTTTGTCATCAGGACGTTTTTCTTCCTGCTCTTTGGGTTTTCCATTCAGTTGGAGGACTTGTACAGCCTGGATGTCTGGGTCTTGGGCTTTACTATTTTCTCCATCACCCTGTTGGTGCGCTTCTTATACTTGCAGTACGTGGCCCGCACGCCGCTTATCCCAGAATTGTTCATTGCGCCCAGGGGGCTCATCACCATCCTGCTGTTTTACAGCATCCCACCTCAATATTCCATTACAGGCTTGGGCGAAGGCGTATTGTTCTTTGTGGTGATTCTGACAAGTCTCTTAATGATGCTGGGCCTGCTTCTAACTAAGCGAGATGTAGAGGATATTCCTAATTATTGA
- a CDS encoding thioredoxin-like domain-containing protein: MLTGVVNAPEINTKHGWLNTDRSYTLKDFRGKIVLLDFWTYGCINCQHLMPDLHRLEKEYPQELVIIGVHSAKFEAEKSHEAIKQAILKFGITHPVVNDADFEVWKHYAVNAWPTVVLIDPNGKVIGQKPGEGIYDTIKPHLDQLIKDFGDRINREPFPFTQEQAARQVLNFPSKLIADPEGNLYLSDSGHNRILKLSTSGQILEEIGNGDAGFTDGSYAQATFNEPHGLALHGQTLYVADAKNNAIRVVNLETKEVATVAGTGELSYYFFDDQLGAPVNPNSPWDLLLDGNQLYIASAGNHQILRMDLQTKHVLRFAGTGREALADGSLREAAFNQPSGLALNGRTLYIADPEASAIRALDLDKAAVSTLIGRGLFEFGDEDGYFDEAYLQHCMGLTFHNGLLYVADTYNGKVKVLDLEKEQIHTVLDGLQEPNDVLVHQGYLWVTNTNAHQLVKVNLETGEQEVVEVKG, encoded by the coding sequence ATGCTGACAGGAGTTGTCAACGCCCCCGAAATAAACACCAAGCACGGCTGGCTCAACACAGACCGCTCCTATACCTTAAAAGACTTCAGGGGGAAGATTGTGCTGCTGGACTTCTGGACCTACGGCTGTATCAACTGCCAGCACCTCATGCCAGACCTGCACCGCCTGGAGAAGGAATACCCCCAGGAACTGGTCATCATTGGCGTGCACTCGGCTAAGTTTGAGGCAGAGAAAAGCCACGAAGCCATCAAGCAGGCCATCCTCAAGTTCGGGATTACGCATCCTGTGGTGAACGACGCCGATTTTGAAGTATGGAAGCATTACGCTGTCAACGCCTGGCCCACCGTGGTCCTCATTGACCCCAACGGCAAGGTGATTGGGCAGAAACCCGGCGAAGGCATTTATGACACCATCAAACCGCACCTGGACCAATTGATAAAGGACTTCGGGGACAGAATTAACCGCGAGCCGTTTCCCTTTACCCAAGAGCAAGCCGCCAGGCAGGTCCTCAATTTCCCGTCCAAGCTCATCGCAGACCCAGAAGGCAACCTGTATCTGTCAGACAGCGGTCATAACCGTATTCTCAAGCTTTCAACGTCGGGGCAAATACTAGAAGAAATTGGCAACGGTGATGCTGGATTCACGGATGGTTCTTACGCGCAGGCCACGTTCAATGAGCCGCACGGCCTGGCTTTGCACGGGCAGACGCTGTACGTGGCAGACGCCAAGAACAACGCCATCAGGGTCGTCAACCTTGAGACGAAAGAAGTGGCCACGGTAGCCGGCACCGGCGAACTGAGTTATTACTTCTTTGACGACCAACTGGGCGCGCCCGTCAACCCCAACAGCCCCTGGGATTTACTCTTGGACGGTAACCAACTCTACATCGCCAGCGCCGGCAACCACCAGATTCTGCGCATGGACCTGCAGACAAAGCACGTGCTAAGATTTGCCGGCACCGGCCGCGAGGCCCTGGCAGACGGTTCTCTGCGCGAAGCCGCCTTTAACCAGCCCAGCGGCCTGGCCCTGAATGGCCGCACCCTGTACATCGCAGACCCCGAGGCCAGCGCCATAAGAGCGTTGGATTTAGACAAAGCCGCTGTCTCTACCCTGATTGGCCGCGGTCTCTTTGAGTTCGGTGATGAGGACGGCTATTTTGACGAGGCCTACCTCCAGCACTGCATGGGCCTCACCTTCCACAACGGCCTGCTCTATGTGGCGGACACCTACAACGGCAAAGTCAAAGTGCTAGACCTAGAGAAAGAGCAAATCCACACCGTGCTGGACGGCCTGCAGGAACCCAATGACGTCCTCGTGCACCAAGGCTATCTATGGGTCACCAATACCAATGCCCATCAGCTGGTGAAAGTAAACCTAGAGACCGGAGAGCAGGAAGTAGTGGAGGTGAAGGGATAA
- the sdaAA gene encoding L-serine ammonia-lyase, iron-sulfur-dependent, subunit alpha codes for MALLFNDFASWGKHCAETGEPLWQAVLTYEVEQKGRTEDVIWDGLARAYDVMRDAVHTGLTDDMTSRSGMINNGAKKVAAAPVTVLSPEFQMLISRALGAKEVNSCMGRVVAAPTAGASGILPGILTTIQDLHKLDDRKIHEGLLIAAGIALIIETNASLAGAVGGCQAETGSAAAMGAGAIVYCLGGNVDQTFAAVAVTIQCMLGLICDPVAGLVEVPCVVRNASAAAIAFSSAQIAIAGVNPVIPVDQCVMALGEVGQSMETKYKETALGGLANTPKGREIENMVLVQDVEILPDED; via the coding sequence ATGGCATTACTATTTAACGATTTCGCGAGCTGGGGAAAACATTGCGCCGAAACCGGCGAACCGCTCTGGCAGGCCGTCCTCACCTATGAGGTGGAGCAGAAGGGCCGCACCGAGGACGTGATTTGGGACGGTCTGGCCCGCGCCTATGACGTCATGCGCGACGCCGTGCACACCGGCTTAACGGATGACATGACCTCGCGCTCCGGCATGATAAACAACGGCGCCAAGAAAGTGGCCGCCGCCCCGGTGACCGTCTTGTCCCCTGAGTTTCAGATGCTGATAAGCCGCGCGCTGGGTGCCAAGGAGGTGAACTCCTGCATGGGCCGCGTGGTGGCCGCTCCCACGGCGGGTGCCTCCGGTATCCTGCCCGGCATCCTCACCACCATCCAGGACCTGCACAAACTAGACGACCGCAAAATCCACGAGGGCCTTTTAATTGCCGCCGGCATTGCCCTCATCATTGAAACTAACGCCTCTCTGGCCGGCGCCGTGGGCGGTTGCCAGGCCGAGACGGGCAGCGCCGCCGCCATGGGCGCGGGCGCCATTGTCTACTGCCTGGGCGGAAACGTGGACCAGACCTTCGCGGCGGTGGCCGTGACCATCCAGTGCATGTTGGGCTTGATTTGTGACCCGGTAGCCGGTTTGGTGGAGGTGCCCTGCGTGGTGCGCAACGCTAGCGCCGCCGCCATTGCCTTCTCCAGCGCCCAGATTGCCATTGCCGGCGTCAATCCGGTTATTCCGGTAGACCAGTGCGTGATGGCTTTGGGTGAGGTAGGCCAGAGCATGGAAACCAAGTACAAAGAAACCGCGCTAGGAGGCCTCGCCAACACGCCCAAGGGAAGAGAGATAGAGAACATGGTGCTGGTGCAGGACGTAGAAATCCTTCCAGACGAAGACTAG
- the serA gene encoding phosphoglycerate dehydrogenase, producing the protein MPTQKHFIIDFDSTFTKVEALDVLCTICIPDPEQRQQTLREIQRLTDLGMEGEIPLTESLERRLALLKANRTHLAELIRQLHGQVSESFKHNKAFFDAFREDIYIISNGFKEFIVPIVQELGVKPENVFANSFEYDADGNITGFDRDNVLTQNQGKGKQILALNLPGEIYVIGDGYTDYEIKGAGIADKFYAFTENVERESVMDKADHVTPSLDEFLYVNNLPSALSYPKNRIKVLVLEGIHDKAIQLFKNEGYQVEVVSGALEEDELCERIHNVSILCIRSKTQVTAKVLENATRLMAIGAFCIGTNQIDLTTCTERGIIIFNAPYSNTRSVVELALGEILLLSRGIVEKSNKLHQGIWDKSAAGAREIRGKKLGIMGYGSIGSQLSVLAESLGMEVYFYDIVDKLALGNAKVCYSLAELLAISDIVTLHVDGRQENKHLIGAQEFEKMKPGVLFLNLSRGHVVDLEALTANIKSGKIKGCAVDVFPYEPKNNDEVFQSELRGLPNTLLTPHIGGSTEEAQENIAQYVPSKMIDYINTGGSYNSVNFPNLQLPELRNAHRLIHVHRNVPGILAKINNVLAAHNINILGQYLKTNETIGYVITDVDTTYDRSMTRELKQIPDTIKSRTLY; encoded by the coding sequence ATGCCCACCCAGAAGCACTTTATCATAGATTTTGACAGCACCTTCACCAAGGTAGAAGCCCTGGACGTGCTGTGCACCATCTGCATCCCAGACCCCGAGCAACGCCAACAGACCCTGCGGGAAATCCAGCGCCTTACCGACCTGGGCATGGAAGGCGAGATTCCCCTGACCGAGTCCCTGGAACGCCGTCTGGCCCTCCTGAAGGCCAACCGCACGCACCTGGCCGAGCTCATCCGGCAGCTGCACGGACAAGTGTCAGAATCATTTAAGCACAACAAGGCGTTTTTTGACGCTTTCCGGGAAGATATCTACATCATCTCCAACGGGTTCAAAGAGTTCATTGTGCCCATTGTGCAGGAACTGGGCGTGAAGCCCGAGAACGTCTTCGCGAACAGTTTTGAATATGACGCAGACGGCAACATCACCGGCTTTGACCGCGACAATGTCCTGACGCAGAACCAAGGCAAAGGCAAGCAGATTCTGGCCTTGAACTTGCCCGGCGAAATCTACGTGATCGGTGACGGCTACACGGATTATGAAATCAAAGGCGCCGGCATCGCCGACAAGTTCTACGCCTTCACGGAGAACGTGGAGCGCGAAAGCGTCATGGACAAAGCTGACCACGTCACGCCCAGCCTGGACGAATTCCTGTACGTGAACAACCTGCCTAGCGCGCTGTCCTATCCTAAGAACCGCATCAAGGTCTTGGTGCTGGAAGGCATCCATGACAAGGCCATCCAACTGTTCAAAAACGAAGGCTATCAAGTGGAAGTGGTGAGCGGCGCCCTAGAAGAAGACGAACTATGTGAGCGGATCCACAACGTGTCCATTCTCTGCATCAGGTCCAAGACGCAGGTCACCGCCAAGGTGCTGGAAAACGCCACCCGGCTCATGGCCATTGGGGCGTTCTGCATAGGCACCAACCAGATTGATTTGACCACCTGCACTGAGCGCGGCATCATTATCTTCAACGCGCCTTACAGCAACACCCGCAGTGTGGTGGAACTGGCCTTGGGCGAAATCCTTTTATTGTCCCGCGGCATTGTGGAGAAGAGCAACAAACTGCACCAGGGCATCTGGGACAAATCAGCGGCGGGGGCTAGGGAGATACGTGGTAAGAAGCTGGGTATTATGGGCTACGGAAGCATCGGTTCTCAACTATCTGTTCTGGCTGAGTCGCTGGGGATGGAGGTGTATTTCTATGACATCGTGGACAAGCTGGCGCTGGGCAATGCCAAGGTCTGCTACTCGCTGGCAGAGTTGCTGGCCATCTCAGATATTGTAACTCTGCACGTAGACGGCCGCCAGGAGAACAAGCATTTGATAGGCGCGCAGGAGTTTGAGAAGATGAAGCCGGGTGTTCTGTTCCTCAATTTGTCGCGCGGGCACGTGGTGGATTTGGAGGCGTTAACGGCCAACATCAAAAGCGGAAAGATTAAAGGCTGTGCCGTTGACGTGTTCCCGTATGAGCCTAAAAACAACGATGAGGTATTCCAGTCTGAACTAAGAGGCCTGCCCAACACCCTGCTCACCCCGCACATTGGCGGCAGTACCGAAGAGGCGCAGGAGAACATTGCCCAGTACGTGCCTTCCAAGATGATAGACTACATCAACACGGGCGGCTCTTACAACAGCGTCAACTTCCCTAACCTGCAACTTCCCGAACTCAGAAACGCGCACCGCCTCATTCACGTGCACCGCAACGTGCCGGGCATCCTGGCTAAAATCAACAACGTGCTGGCGGCGCACAACATCAACATCCTGGGCCAGTACCTAAAGACCAACGAGACCATCGGGTACGTGATCACCGACGTGGACACCACCTATGACCGCTCCATGACCCGTGAACTGAAGCAGATTCCAGACACCATTAAGTCCAGAACGCTGTATTAA
- a CDS encoding DinB family protein, whose translation METKTFLTHLQDRFQHIKITAQTEFSSLEAAALNFKPQAGSWSILECLEHLNRYSRFYLPAFAKAISHAPASASAQVVRYSWFGKKSLEMVNPESAKKHKTIARMNPQNSQLTKAVLDEFLQHQDTLLQLLKESTSVDLNRKVVPVEFFQLLKLRLGEALEFVVLHEQRHLQQALRVKESAGQPLSLVV comes from the coding sequence ATGGAAACGAAGACCTTTCTCACCCACTTGCAGGACCGCTTCCAGCACATCAAAATCACTGCCCAAACAGAATTCTCTTCTTTGGAGGCCGCCGCCCTCAACTTCAAACCGCAAGCCGGCAGCTGGAGCATTCTGGAATGCCTGGAGCACCTGAACCGCTACAGCCGCTTCTACCTGCCCGCCTTTGCCAAAGCCATTTCCCATGCGCCGGCCTCTGCTTCTGCCCAGGTCGTAAGGTACTCCTGGTTCGGGAAGAAGTCTCTGGAGATGGTAAACCCAGAAAGCGCTAAAAAGCACAAGACCATTGCTCGCATGAACCCGCAGAACAGTCAACTTACTAAGGCAGTTTTAGACGAGTTTTTGCAACACCAAGACACGCTTCTGCAATTACTTAAGGAATCTACCTCTGTGGATTTAAACAGGAAAGTCGTGCCGGTGGAGTTCTTTCAGCTTTTGAAACTACGCCTAGGCGAGGCGCTAGAGTTTGTGGTACTGCATGAGCAACGCCATCTGCAACAGGCCCTAAGAGTAAAGGAAAGCGCCGGACAGCCTTTGAGTTTGGTGGTGTGA
- a CDS encoding DUF4407 domain-containing protein, whose product MRNFFWWCAGADDRILAQCPKSEHIKFGGIGATVLFTGILASLSGGYALYTVFDSVPFAVAFGLLWGAVIFNLDRFIVSTLRKEGKFGREFLQVLPRILLALVLAIVISKPLELRIFQKEIDSVLMEKKAELALEHQKLVNKQFTETDSVRKDIDRLKAEMATKSAQRDTLYTQMSAESDGTGGTKKIGRGPIYTEKKAQHDKIDLELKQLQEQTTQLIAERQKRIDTLTAQRDKSIAQGKERFDNYGGLMARIEAMEKLPLLPSLFITLLFICLETAPIFSKLISKRGPYDDLLRDVESEVELDSLEKLEGRRREYDTRKAIEDVGKDARIEHYSYNRRETVKADADADLELARTNTQARLKTGKEKIRRETDAYMDLV is encoded by the coding sequence ATGAGAAACTTCTTTTGGTGGTGTGCCGGCGCCGACGACCGCATTCTGGCACAGTGCCCTAAATCTGAACACATCAAGTTTGGCGGTATAGGCGCTACCGTTTTGTTTACCGGCATCCTGGCCTCCCTTTCGGGTGGTTACGCCCTCTACACCGTGTTTGACTCCGTTCCCTTCGCCGTGGCCTTTGGCCTGTTGTGGGGCGCCGTCATCTTTAACCTGGACCGTTTCATTGTCTCCACCCTCAGAAAAGAAGGCAAGTTTGGCCGCGAGTTTCTGCAGGTGCTGCCGCGTATCTTGTTGGCGCTGGTGTTGGCCATTGTGATTTCCAAGCCTTTGGAGCTGCGCATCTTCCAGAAGGAGATTGACAGCGTGCTCATGGAGAAGAAGGCCGAACTGGCCCTGGAGCACCAGAAGCTAGTGAACAAGCAGTTCACCGAGACCGACTCGGTGCGCAAGGACATTGACCGCCTCAAGGCCGAGATGGCCACCAAGTCGGCCCAGCGCGACACGCTCTACACCCAGATGTCTGCCGAAAGCGACGGCACCGGCGGTACCAAGAAAATAGGTCGAGGTCCTATTTACACCGAGAAGAAAGCCCAGCATGACAAGATCGACCTGGAGCTGAAGCAACTGCAGGAGCAAACCACCCAGCTCATTGCCGAACGCCAGAAACGCATAGACACCCTCACCGCCCAGCGCGACAAGAGCATTGCGCAGGGCAAGGAGCGCTTCGATAATTACGGTGGCTTGATGGCGCGCATTGAGGCCATGGAGAAGCTTCCGTTGCTGCCCAGTCTCTTCATCACCCTGCTATTTATCTGCCTGGAGACCGCGCCTATCTTCTCCAAGCTCATTTCCAAGCGTGGACCCTATGATGACCTGCTCCGCGATGTAGAGTCTGAGGTGGAACTGGACAGCTTGGAGAAACTGGAAGGCCGCCGCCGCGAATACGACACCCGCAAAGCCATTGAAGACGTGGGCAAAGACGCCCGCATTGAGCACTACAGCTACAACCGCCGCGAGACCGTCAAGGCAGACGCTGATGCGGATTTGGAACTAGCCCGAACCAACACCCAAGCCCGCCTGAAAACCGGCAAAGAGAAAATTCGCCGCGAGACAGACGCGTACATGGATTTGGTGTAG
- a CDS encoding asparagine synthetase A, translating to MQTDLIEDAEVSLEATLAQVKNPATVDVLKVQQAIIRATHTFMFNRGLVQLMPLMLSPITDPLNHGVVDAAISYAGSRWSLTKSMIFHKQLALLNEELDAIYIVSPNVRLEFADRAFTGRHMFEFTQIDFEFKNQDGAYVRQFMEDLVEYIFCAVNAQLPQIVAKYRPGLLPVFDKLKVFRTEELEAQHGPDFEHIKSKESSAPFWLLNHRREFYDKEDLSRPGTFLNYDLIWPEGFGEGLSGAEREHEYHQILKRMEETGTNQEVFKNYLEVAKDGLPVTAGAGFGVERMARYICRVQDINDVTPFSRRPGQPALF from the coding sequence ATGCAAACTGATCTTATAGAAGACGCCGAAGTTTCTCTGGAGGCCACCCTGGCGCAGGTAAAGAACCCTGCCACCGTAGATGTTCTCAAAGTACAACAGGCTATCATACGGGCAACGCACACGTTTATGTTCAACCGCGGCTTGGTGCAACTCATGCCCCTCATGCTGTCGCCCATCACAGACCCCTTGAACCACGGGGTGGTAGACGCCGCTATTTCCTACGCCGGAAGTCGCTGGAGCCTCACCAAGTCCATGATTTTTCACAAGCAGCTGGCCCTGTTGAACGAGGAGCTGGACGCCATTTATATTGTGTCGCCTAACGTGCGCCTGGAGTTCGCCGATCGTGCCTTTACCGGTCGCCATATGTTTGAGTTCACGCAAATTGACTTTGAGTTTAAGAACCAGGATGGCGCTTATGTTCGGCAGTTTATGGAAGATTTGGTGGAATATATTTTCTGCGCCGTCAACGCGCAATTGCCGCAAATTGTGGCTAAATACAGACCTGGTTTACTGCCTGTTTTTGACAAATTAAAGGTGTTTAGAACAGAGGAATTGGAAGCCCAACACGGCCCTGATTTTGAGCACATCAAATCCAAGGAATCAAGTGCGCCGTTCTGGCTTTTGAACCACCGCCGCGAGTTCTATGACAAAGAAGACCTGAGCCGCCCGGGCACGTTCCTCAACTATGACCTCATCTGGCCAGAAGGTTTTGGCGAAGGCTTGTCTGGCGCAGAGCGCGAGCATGAGTACCACCAGATCCTAAAACGCATGGAAGAGACGGGCACCAACCAGGAGGTGTTCAAAAACTACCTAGAGGTGGCCAAGGACGGTCTGCCCGTGACGGCCGGCGCCGGCTTTGGCGTGGAGCGCATGGCCCGCTACATCTGCCGCGTGCAGGACATCAACGACGTGACGCCTTTCTCCAGAAGACCAGGCCAGCCGGCGCTTTTCTAA
- a CDS encoding Lrp/AsnC ligand binding domain-containing protein, giving the protein MPQVSEIDNLDRRILSMLMQDATRAYTDIAKELQVSGGTVHVRMKKLEELGVIKGSHLVINPNAVGFDICAFIGIYLEKGSVYQQAVEQMREVPEIVEMHYTTGQWSMFAKIVCRDTLHLREVLNEKIQIIPGVERTETIISLEESITRQVDIL; this is encoded by the coding sequence ATGCCTCAAGTTTCAGAAATTGACAATCTTGACCGGAGGATTTTATCCATGCTGATGCAGGATGCCACCCGGGCGTATACAGATATAGCGAAAGAGTTACAGGTTTCTGGCGGCACGGTACACGTGCGCATGAAAAAACTAGAGGAACTGGGCGTCATCAAAGGCTCTCATCTGGTGATCAATCCCAACGCGGTGGGCTTTGACATCTGCGCGTTCATTGGCATTTACCTGGAGAAGGGTTCTGTGTACCAGCAGGCCGTGGAGCAGATGCGCGAAGTGCCCGAGATTGTGGAGATGCACTACACCACTGGCCAGTGGAGCATGTTTGCCAAGATTGTCTGCCGTGACACCCTGCACCTGCGTGAGGTTCTGAATGAGAAGATCCAGATCATCCCGGGCGTGGAGCGTACAGAGACCATCATCTCTCTAGAGGAAAGCATCACCCGCCAGGTAGACATCCTCTAA
- a CDS encoding Crp/Fnr family transcriptional regulator codes for MLAKLLRQVPYFTPEDVAAFVPLWNKQMHVKRNDFLIHEGQVEHNLYFVLSGAFRLYYPTPEEDICVGFAYPNTLITAFPSLVTQTPSTYCIQALKKSELLAISRADFYALQEERPVFGKFWRHELEKALIGKMEREIDLQLLDPQQRLDRLLARSPHIFQLVPLKYIASYLRMTPETLSRIRRY; via the coding sequence ATGCTGGCCAAGCTCTTACGCCAAGTTCCTTATTTCACGCCTGAGGACGTGGCCGCCTTTGTGCCCCTCTGGAACAAGCAGATGCACGTGAAGCGCAACGACTTTCTCATCCATGAAGGCCAGGTGGAGCACAATCTGTACTTTGTGCTAAGCGGCGCGTTCAGGCTCTACTATCCAACGCCCGAGGAGGATATCTGCGTGGGCTTCGCCTATCCTAATACGTTGATTACCGCCTTTCCGTCTTTGGTCACGCAGACGCCTTCTACCTACTGCATCCAGGCCCTGAAGAAAAGTGAGCTGCTGGCCATTTCCAGGGCAGATTTCTACGCCTTGCAGGAGGAGCGGCCGGTGTTTGGCAAATTCTGGCGGCATGAACTGGAGAAAGCCCTCATTGGCAAGATGGAGCGCGAGATAGACCTACAATTGCTAGACCCGCAGCAGCGCCTGGACCGCCTGTTGGCCCGAAGCCCGCATATCTTCCAACTGGTGCCCTTAAAGTACATTGCCTCCTACCTGCGGATGACCCCAGAGACCCTGAGCCGCATCCGGAGATATTGA
- a CDS encoding glycerophosphodiester phosphodiesterase family protein produces the protein MIERFTCSSLSIFRFVLPVLLLAVVSCTPSDPNAKVKLMNNKGRKVSVIAHRGASHQAPENTLAAIKKAIETEADFIEIDVHLSKDGEVVVIHDATVDRTTNGTGQIANLTLEELKKLDAGRKLDSAFAGERIPTLAQVLKVVRGKKKLLIELKKGEKDYYEGLEQKTLDLLREHKATDWCVLQSFYDPILERIWQSDFMIPTHKLMMGKVPFLPIFFDHEFKFGSLDRYHKAAAINIHRHFASKSFISSLHNQGFKTFVWTEDDPENIKQLFKNGADGVITNRPELIERP, from the coding sequence ATGATTGAAAGATTTACCTGTTCTTCCCTATCCATCTTTCGGTTTGTTCTGCCCGTACTACTGTTAGCGGTAGTTTCCTGCACTCCCTCAGACCCCAACGCCAAGGTAAAACTCATGAACAACAAAGGCCGAAAAGTCTCTGTCATTGCCCACCGCGGCGCCTCTCACCAGGCCCCCGAAAACACGTTGGCAGCCATTAAAAAGGCAATAGAGACTGAGGCAGATTTCATTGAGATTGACGTGCACCTGAGCAAAGACGGTGAAGTGGTGGTCATCCATGATGCCACCGTGGACCGCACCACCAACGGTACCGGCCAAATAGCCAACCTCACCCTAGAAGAACTTAAAAAACTGGACGCCGGCCGCAAGCTGGACTCTGCCTTTGCAGGCGAACGCATCCCCACCTTGGCGCAGGTGCTGAAGGTCGTACGGGGCAAGAAGAAACTCCTCATTGAGCTCAAGAAAGGCGAAAAAGACTACTACGAAGGCCTGGAACAGAAAACCCTGGACCTGCTGCGTGAACACAAGGCCACGGACTGGTGCGTGCTACAGTCCTTCTATGACCCCATTCTGGAGCGCATCTGGCAGTCAGACTTCATGATTCCCACGCACAAGCTCATGATGGGCAAGGTGCCGTTTCTACCCATCTTCTTTGACCACGAGTTCAAGTTTGGCAGCCTGGACCGCTACCACAAAGCCGCCGCCATCAACATTCATCGCCACTTCGCGTCCAAGTCCTTTATCTCTTCGCTGCACAACCAGGGCTTCAAGACCTTCGTCTGGACAGAGGATGACCCCGAGAACATCAAACAGCTCTTTAAAAACGGCGCAGACGGCGTCATTACCAACCGCCCAGAGTTGATAGAAAGACCGTAG